One Streptomyces sp. NBC_00554 DNA segment encodes these proteins:
- a CDS encoding DUF397 domain-containing protein: MNEHRLSGAHWFKSSYSSDSNNACIEVAVLGPAVGIRDSKDTGRRAVTVPPAAWRAFVAHVGRR, encoded by the coding sequence ATGAATGAGCATCGGTTGTCCGGCGCGCACTGGTTCAAGTCGTCGTACAGCAGCGACAGCAACAACGCCTGCATCGAGGTCGCGGTTCTCGGCCCCGCTGTCGGGATCCGCGACTCGAAAGACACGGGACGACGAGCCGTCACCGTCCCTCCGGCAGCCTGGCGGGCGTTCGTCGCCCACGTCGGCCGCCGCTAG
- a CDS encoding helix-turn-helix domain-containing protein translates to MAAKRGPTVRRLQLGIELRRLRERAGFTMEEAVVGLGFSQPKLSRVEKGDIGLPKSGDLRALLDRYGVEDPDDVDFLMELHRDSLSRGWWSTYRTFLPSGMATYIGLETDAKAIQAWEPNFVLGLLQSESYARALLERAKVVEETTTEYVERGITLRMERKEQVTRDESPIELWAILDEAFLRRVMGSSDVMRDQYREIRELAERDNITVQIFPMASVSYRYGRGPFQVLGFGTRFPSVVQADDASGAVSVIDKPFEVLKYSRRFEAMRAGALAPEETPRFLDQLAREI, encoded by the coding sequence ATGGCGGCGAAGCGTGGGCCGACAGTACGGCGGCTGCAACTGGGCATCGAGCTCCGGAGGTTGCGCGAACGTGCCGGATTCACCATGGAGGAGGCTGTGGTCGGGCTGGGGTTCAGTCAGCCGAAGCTCTCACGCGTCGAGAAGGGTGACATCGGGCTCCCGAAGTCCGGCGACCTGCGAGCGCTGCTCGACCGGTACGGCGTGGAGGACCCGGACGACGTCGACTTCCTCATGGAGTTGCACCGGGACTCGCTCAGCCGGGGTTGGTGGTCGACGTACCGGACGTTTCTGCCATCCGGCATGGCTACGTACATCGGGCTGGAGACGGACGCCAAGGCCATCCAGGCGTGGGAGCCCAACTTCGTGCTCGGGCTGCTCCAATCCGAGTCCTACGCCAGGGCTCTGCTGGAGAGGGCCAAGGTTGTGGAGGAGACGACCACGGAATACGTGGAGCGCGGCATCACGCTGCGTATGGAGCGCAAGGAGCAGGTCACCCGGGATGAGAGCCCTATCGAGCTGTGGGCAATCCTTGACGAAGCCTTCCTGCGGCGTGTGATGGGGAGTTCTGACGTCATGCGGGATCAGTATCGGGAGATCCGTGAGCTCGCAGAGCGCGACAACATCACCGTGCAGATCTTCCCCATGGCCTCGGTCTCCTACCGATACGGGCGCGGGCCCTTCCAAGTGCTCGGGTTCGGCACCCGCTTTCCATCCGTGGTGCAGGCCGACGATGCCTCCGGTGCAGTATCCGTGATCGACAAGCCTTTTGAGGTGCTCAAGTACTCGCGTAGGTTCGAGGCCATGCGAGCGGGTGCCCTCGCCCCGGAGGAGACGCCCCGATTCCTGGACCAACTAGCCCGAGAGATCTGA
- a CDS encoding ATP-binding protein has translation MNYTTPSVRPTPVALYACIHDATDPVTVMRSLYETATDHGWRVAASLYDSGPLTRPPARRLAWRTVTELLATRDVLGVVTPDSHHVDLATLTAHGAFAEYRTLTQPARHHYRTTLPADPALVREARHALRARLAEWHVSEDTAQTAELILSELVTNAVIHTIGPDITVEVSHSRYDEVRVAVTDHSPHPPHCCCFPPRTRRTRPRPAFDRGTGNKLGNDSRT, from the coding sequence ATGAACTACACAACCCCCTCCGTACGACCCACGCCCGTGGCCTTGTACGCCTGCATCCACGACGCGACCGACCCGGTCACCGTCATGCGATCCCTGTACGAGACGGCCACCGACCACGGCTGGAGGGTCGCAGCGTCCCTCTACGACTCGGGCCCCCTAACCCGCCCGCCGGCCCGACGTCTCGCCTGGCGCACTGTGACCGAACTCCTGGCTACACGAGACGTACTCGGGGTCGTCACGCCGGACAGCCATCACGTGGACCTCGCCACCCTCACCGCCCACGGCGCGTTCGCGGAATACCGCACGCTCACGCAGCCCGCCCGACACCACTACCGCACAACGCTCCCGGCAGACCCCGCTCTCGTACGGGAGGCCAGACACGCCCTCAGGGCACGCCTCGCAGAGTGGCACGTATCCGAAGACACGGCCCAGACTGCCGAGTTGATCCTCAGCGAGCTGGTCACCAACGCAGTCATCCACACAATCGGCCCAGACATCACGGTCGAGGTCTCGCACTCCAGGTATGACGAAGTACGCGTCGCCGTAACGGACCACTCCCCCCACCCGCCCCACTGCTGCTGCTTCCCACCCCGCACGCGACGAACACGGCCGCGGCCTGCCTTTGATCGAGGCACTGGCAACAAGCTGGGGAACGACTCCCGCACGTGA
- a CDS encoding polymorphic toxin-type HINT domain-containing protein, giving the protein MSLRLFPSRPRGRRAALTVLLAVVLSVPASLTPLASAAELPGRPEVPGVKPSKVLEVTSPQAKAARAKVAKQKEANQKLVESARVERRAAWPNGSVSTRDLALAPDDKALVTVEAVKVSSTSRQARSVASGKAKVTVLDQQAARRAGVTGVLFTVTADRPGAAQVAVDYGSFASAVGGNWSSRLGLVTLPACALTTPQKDQCRSTGVAASDNDLRSQTVTARTSVAGTSDDVPTVMALMATSATTSTAGFGDFKATPLGASASWQAGSSSGAFSWSYPITAPPAAAGPAPSLALSYNSGSIDGRAANTNNQGSLVGEGFDLTSSYIERKYGSCEDDGQTDKFDLCWKYDNASLVLNGKATELVKDDTTGVWHLKDDDASKVTQLTSADNGDANGEHWKIVTSDGTAYTFGLNKLPGAGSERTNSVWTVPVFGDDSGEPGYSSGSEFKDRAETQAWRWSLDLVEDVHGNASTYWYAKESNSYAKNGDKTALASYTRGGYLEEIRYGQRSDTLFTAPASDKVTFAYKERCTASDCSSLTEDTADNWPDVPFDTICAASEADCKAIGPAFFTRKRLTGIDTYFWSRAAEPDAFIPVDSYALAQEFFDGQDIGNSSDQVLVLKSLTRTGKNGTAITVPPIDFTYQQRPNRVDSTGDDIVALTRPRIESVISETGAITSVTFSEPECVRGNNMPAAEDSNSLSCYPVYWPVNGGDPQLDWFHKYRVTAITTNDPGAGNPGTQLSYEYSAPGWHYNDDPFTKESERTWSIWRGYQMVTTYTGDLGTTRSKNVKLFMQGLNGDKRKDGTTRTAVVKGIDLDNVAGNDPATTLDDLDVADWTDHDHYAGFVRQEITYDGATAISNTVNNTWAQQTASQQKSYASIKAYFLQTARTYSQTYLAVAKKWRVTAVSNTYDSTYGMTTSVENHGDWSVTGDETCARTWYARNDAKGLTALVSRTRTVAKPCANTDDTVNLPTSSGSRGDVLGDTAVVYDNASTTGWSPDQTPTLGLPTWTGRAKAYPAASGTADRNPSAAAGWQTVAKTTYDTATAKLGRLLTVTDAKGRTTTTAYYPAAAGPLATKVSTNPRLSSNNQAHQTTTVYDPARGTVNYVLDANVKRSENSYDALGRITATWLPNRSKSAGDSPSAKYAYGLVRDKAPWASAATLKADGTSYETAYALYDSQLRPIQTQVSSPQGGRILTDTRYDSRGLAYEAYTDVYDNTTAPKSTYTQVPYGGATQTGTQFDGVGRATTSTLLIDGVKKWSTTATYTGDSVATTAVEGGNATRTIVDALGRTAETRTYAGTQPNDTEYGSSSTTPYTRVRNTYTRDGMPSTITAPDDTKWTYEYDLFGREVKAIDPDTGTTNTTYTELDQVDTTKDSENRVLLYGYDELGRKTGLWQTSRTEANQLTAWTYDTVLKGLPTASIRYENGATPPAKAYTQQVTTYDSLNRATATTLTLPDDDPLVTSKAIAPTTIFETTYRLDGTVNTNKEPAAGGLAAETLEYRYNSSGLNNELSGASGYLLATSYSALGQVGQLQLGTSTAEGTKRVFLTNFYEKGTGRLTGAAVDDQTRGPIQDLTYRYDQAGNVTAITDSANIGTGTDNQCFTYDAYRRLTEAWTPKTTDCAASGRTTANLGGPAPYWTSYTYTASGQRKTEKQNTGTPVTTTSCYDAARTHALTATTTTGNCTGLTPQYQYDNTGNTKKRVKKAGSTTTQTLAWNAESSLTRVTDDTAATATNFVYDANGELLIRRDNATNGETVLYLGSTEVHLKTGKTWANRYYTAAGATIALRTNESGTEKLSFLAADHHGTSSIAVTSDSTQALTKRYTTPFGTSRGQTTGVWPDDKGFLGMSADSGTGLTHIAAREYDPSTGQFISVDPLLTPEQHQSLNGYSYAGNNPTTSSDPTGLYCDGCSVDNPDSAWAPAQGNGPGCTTQGCYDHDGKKVSGSNSASSSGSNGTSTGGGDGDPLIVNGVPVPTEEELIARGMLFPGDTYDEALHTWAVGLCGSSSPSDTKYGAFCATAANAGLLELGPDPFGVTANINCLTGKGDCIEAIVTDVLALVGWGWGRIAARGAAVGASATGTSVRQLLKDCMCFLPGTDVLMADRTTKDIEDVKPGDKVLATDPETGDTGPRAVTRLIVTDSDKHFNELSIAAEEGVEHLTATYEHPFWSPSEKRWTEAQHFEAGMTLLTDDGSTVIVTENRPFTQRARTYNLTVEGLHTYYVLAGTTPVLVHNSSCDHIALGLQEVDGNPMALDEFGMETGGVTYSEWPGNGAWHKKLDTFLSSGSRTRISFNLDGIDDPVASAAAGKSVDPSGFEGLTNWELHRVSQSPDTWSRITWYRGGSVVDNPFK; this is encoded by the coding sequence GTGTCCCTTCGCCTGTTTCCGTCCCGCCCACGTGGTCGACGGGCCGCGCTGACTGTGCTCCTTGCGGTGGTGCTGTCCGTTCCGGCTTCGCTCACACCTCTGGCGTCGGCGGCAGAGCTGCCGGGGCGCCCCGAGGTGCCCGGCGTCAAACCCTCCAAGGTACTGGAGGTCACCTCACCGCAGGCCAAGGCGGCCCGGGCCAAGGTGGCCAAGCAGAAGGAAGCCAACCAAAAGCTGGTGGAATCGGCCCGGGTGGAACGCCGGGCAGCGTGGCCGAACGGGTCCGTATCCACGAGGGATCTGGCCCTTGCGCCGGACGACAAGGCGCTCGTCACGGTGGAGGCGGTGAAGGTCAGCAGCACGTCGCGCCAGGCACGGTCGGTGGCCTCGGGCAAGGCGAAAGTCACTGTCCTGGACCAGCAGGCCGCCCGCCGCGCGGGTGTGACCGGCGTCCTCTTCACGGTCACGGCGGACCGCCCTGGAGCTGCCCAAGTCGCCGTCGACTACGGCTCTTTTGCCTCCGCTGTCGGCGGAAACTGGTCCTCTCGTCTGGGGCTAGTCACTCTGCCGGCATGCGCCCTCACGACGCCCCAGAAGGATCAGTGCCGTAGCACCGGGGTCGCGGCGTCGGACAATGATCTGCGCAGCCAGACCGTCACCGCCCGCACCAGCGTCGCGGGAACCTCGGACGACGTACCAACGGTCATGGCGTTGATGGCCACCTCGGCCACGACTTCCACTGCAGGCTTCGGCGACTTCAAGGCGACGCCGCTGGGGGCGTCCGCATCCTGGCAGGCCGGCAGTTCATCCGGGGCGTTCAGCTGGTCCTACCCGATCACCGCGCCTCCCGCGGCAGCGGGTCCGGCCCCCTCGCTGGCGCTGTCCTACAACTCCGGCAGCATCGACGGGCGTGCCGCGAACACCAACAACCAGGGCTCCCTCGTCGGTGAGGGCTTTGACCTGACCTCGTCGTACATCGAGCGCAAGTACGGCTCGTGCGAGGACGACGGCCAGACCGACAAGTTCGACCTGTGCTGGAAGTATGACAACGCCTCACTGGTGCTTAACGGCAAGGCAACCGAACTGGTCAAGGACGACACCACAGGTGTCTGGCACCTCAAGGACGACGACGCTTCCAAGGTCACCCAGCTCACCAGCGCGGACAACGGTGACGCCAATGGCGAGCACTGGAAGATCGTGACCAGCGACGGCACCGCCTACACATTCGGTCTGAACAAGCTTCCGGGTGCCGGGAGTGAGCGTACAAACTCGGTGTGGACGGTGCCGGTTTTCGGCGACGACAGCGGTGAGCCCGGCTACAGCTCGGGCAGTGAGTTCAAGGATCGTGCGGAGACACAGGCGTGGCGGTGGAGTCTCGACCTGGTCGAGGACGTCCACGGCAATGCTTCCACCTACTGGTATGCGAAGGAGAGCAACAGCTACGCCAAGAATGGTGACAAGACGGCCTTGGCCTCATACACGCGCGGCGGTTATCTGGAGGAGATCCGTTACGGCCAGCGCAGTGACACGCTGTTCACTGCTCCCGCCTCCGACAAGGTCACCTTCGCCTACAAGGAGCGCTGCACCGCCTCCGACTGCTCGTCCCTGACCGAGGACACGGCTGACAACTGGCCCGACGTCCCCTTCGACACCATCTGTGCGGCCAGCGAGGCCGATTGCAAGGCCATCGGTCCGGCCTTCTTCACCCGTAAGCGCCTGACGGGCATCGACACCTACTTCTGGTCGCGGGCCGCCGAGCCGGACGCCTTCATACCGGTCGACTCCTACGCACTGGCCCAGGAGTTCTTCGATGGGCAGGACATCGGCAACAGTTCCGACCAGGTCCTGGTCCTGAAGTCCTTGACCCGTACCGGCAAGAACGGCACGGCCATCACGGTGCCCCCGATCGACTTCACCTATCAGCAGCGCCCCAACCGGGTCGACTCCACCGGTGACGACATCGTGGCTCTGACTCGGCCTCGCATCGAGTCCGTCATCTCGGAGACCGGCGCGATCACTTCCGTCACCTTCTCCGAACCGGAGTGCGTGCGTGGCAATAACATGCCCGCCGCCGAGGACAGCAACAGCCTGTCCTGCTATCCGGTCTACTGGCCTGTCAACGGTGGCGACCCGCAGCTGGACTGGTTCCACAAGTACCGCGTCACCGCGATCACCACCAATGACCCCGGCGCCGGTAATCCGGGCACTCAGCTGTCCTACGAGTACTCAGCTCCCGGCTGGCACTACAACGACGACCCCTTCACCAAGGAAAGCGAGCGCACCTGGTCGATCTGGCGCGGCTACCAGATGGTCACCACCTACACGGGCGACCTCGGAACCACGCGCTCCAAGAACGTCAAGCTGTTCATGCAAGGGTTGAACGGCGACAAGCGCAAGGACGGCACGACCCGGACCGCAGTCGTGAAGGGCATTGACCTCGACAACGTCGCGGGCAACGATCCAGCGACGACGCTGGATGATCTCGATGTCGCCGACTGGACGGATCACGACCACTACGCGGGATTCGTCCGGCAGGAGATCACCTACGACGGGGCCACCGCGATCTCCAACACTGTCAACAACACGTGGGCCCAGCAGACGGCCAGTCAGCAGAAGTCTTACGCCAGCATCAAGGCGTACTTCCTGCAGACCGCCCGCACCTACAGCCAGACCTACCTCGCTGTCGCCAAGAAGTGGCGTGTCACTGCGGTCTCCAACACGTACGACAGCACGTACGGCATGACCACATCCGTCGAGAACCACGGCGACTGGTCGGTGACCGGGGATGAGACCTGCGCGCGTACCTGGTACGCGCGCAACGATGCCAAGGGCCTCACCGCGCTCGTCTCCCGCACCCGCACGGTCGCCAAGCCCTGTGCCAATACCGACGACACCGTGAACCTGCCTACCTCCTCGGGCAGCCGTGGCGACGTTCTGGGCGACACCGCCGTCGTATACGACAACGCCTCCACCACCGGGTGGAGCCCGGACCAGACCCCGACCCTGGGCCTGCCGACTTGGACTGGCCGTGCCAAGGCCTACCCGGCCGCCTCTGGTACCGCCGACCGCAACCCCTCCGCCGCCGCCGGATGGCAGACCGTCGCCAAAACCACGTACGACACCGCCACCGCGAAGCTCGGCCGACTGCTCACCGTTACTGACGCCAAGGGCCGCACCACAACCACTGCCTACTACCCAGCCGCTGCCGGCCCGCTGGCCACAAAGGTCTCCACCAACCCGAGGCTGTCCTCCAACAACCAAGCCCACCAGACGACCACGGTCTACGACCCGGCCCGCGGCACGGTCAACTATGTCCTCGATGCCAACGTCAAGCGGTCCGAAAACTCCTACGACGCACTTGGCCGCATCACTGCCACCTGGCTGCCCAACCGCTCCAAGTCCGCAGGTGACAGCCCCAGCGCCAAGTACGCCTACGGTCTCGTGCGTGACAAGGCTCCGTGGGCCTCCGCCGCGACGCTCAAGGCGGACGGCACCAGTTACGAAACCGCCTATGCCCTGTATGACTCGCAGCTGCGCCCGATTCAGACCCAGGTTTCCTCCCCACAGGGTGGACGGATTCTGACTGACACCCGCTACGACAGTCGCGGCCTGGCCTATGAGGCATACACGGACGTCTACGACAACACCACCGCCCCCAAAAGCACCTACACCCAGGTGCCTTACGGCGGGGCGACTCAGACAGGGACGCAGTTCGATGGCGTCGGCCGTGCCACAACGTCGACCCTGCTCATCGACGGGGTGAAGAAGTGGAGCACCACCGCGACTTACACCGGTGATTCGGTCGCCACCACGGCCGTCGAGGGCGGCAACGCCACGCGCACCATCGTCGACGCCCTCGGCCGCACCGCGGAGACCCGCACCTACGCGGGAACCCAGCCCAACGACACCGAGTACGGCTCCTCCTCCACCACCCCCTACACGCGGGTCCGCAACACCTACACCCGCGACGGCATGCCGAGCACCATCACCGCCCCGGACGACACCAAGTGGACTTACGAGTACGACCTGTTCGGCCGGGAGGTCAAGGCGATCGATCCTGACACAGGCACCACGAACACCACCTACACGGAACTCGACCAGGTCGACACCACGAAGGACAGCGAGAACCGGGTCCTCCTGTACGGCTACGACGAGCTCGGCCGCAAGACCGGCTTGTGGCAGACCAGTCGCACCGAGGCGAACCAGCTCACTGCCTGGACGTACGACACCGTCCTCAAGGGCCTGCCCACCGCCTCCATCCGCTACGAGAACGGCGCGACCCCGCCCGCCAAGGCCTACACCCAGCAGGTCACCACCTACGACAGCCTGAACCGAGCCACTGCCACGACTCTGACCCTGCCTGACGACGACCCGCTCGTCACCTCGAAAGCGATCGCGCCCACCACGATCTTCGAGACGACGTACCGGCTCGACGGCACGGTCAACACCAACAAGGAACCCGCCGCCGGAGGCCTGGCTGCGGAGACCCTCGAGTACCGCTACAACAGCTCGGGCCTGAACAACGAACTCTCCGGCGCCTCCGGCTACCTGCTTGCCACCAGCTACTCAGCGCTCGGCCAGGTGGGCCAACTGCAGCTCGGTACCTCAACGGCCGAAGGCACCAAGAGGGTCTTTCTCACCAACTTCTACGAGAAGGGCACTGGCCGTCTGACCGGGGCAGCCGTCGACGACCAGACGCGCGGCCCGATCCAGGACCTCACCTACAGATACGACCAGGCCGGCAACGTCACGGCCATAACCGACAGCGCGAATATCGGTACCGGCACCGACAACCAGTGCTTCACCTACGACGCCTACCGCCGTCTCACCGAGGCCTGGACCCCGAAGACCACGGACTGTGCCGCCTCTGGCCGCACCACGGCCAACCTCGGCGGCCCCGCGCCCTACTGGACGAGCTACACCTACACTGCCTCCGGCCAGCGCAAGACCGAGAAGCAGAACACCGGAACACCCGTCACCACGACCTCCTGCTACGACGCCGCACGCACGCACGCCCTGACCGCCACCACAACCACTGGCAACTGCACCGGGCTCACGCCCCAGTACCAGTACGACAACACCGGCAACACGAAGAAGCGTGTCAAGAAGGCCGGCTCCACCACCACCCAGACCCTCGCCTGGAACGCGGAGAGCAGCCTCACCCGCGTCACCGACGACACAGCGGCAACCGCCACCAACTTCGTCTACGACGCCAACGGCGAACTCCTCATCCGCCGCGACAACGCCACCAATGGTGAGACCGTGCTGTACCTCGGCTCTACCGAGGTCCACCTCAAGACCGGCAAGACATGGGCCAACCGCTACTACACGGCGGCCGGTGCCACCATCGCCCTGCGCACCAACGAGTCCGGCACCGAGAAACTGAGCTTCCTCGCCGCCGACCACCACGGCACCAGTTCCATCGCCGTTACCAGTGACTCCACTCAGGCTCTCACCAAGCGCTACACCACACCGTTCGGAACAAGCCGTGGCCAGACGACCGGCGTCTGGCCGGACGATAAGGGCTTCCTAGGAATGTCGGCGGACTCCGGCACCGGACTGACACACATCGCAGCCCGCGAATACGACCCCTCCACCGGTCAGTTCATCAGTGTCGACCCGCTGCTCACACCGGAGCAGCACCAATCTCTGAACGGCTACAGCTACGCCGGGAACAATCCCACCACTAGCAGCGACCCCACCGGTCTTTACTGCGACGGCTGCAGTGTGGACAACCCCGACAGCGCCTGGGCTCCGGCGCAAGGGAACGGGCCCGGCTGCACCACCCAGGGATGCTACGACCATGACGGCAAGAAGGTCAGTGGCAGCAACAGCGCAAGCTCCAGTGGCAGCAACGGCACATCCACTGGCGGCGGCGACGGTGACCCTCTCATTGTCAATGGCGTTCCTGTCCCCACCGAAGAGGAACTCATCGCCAGGGGGATGCTCTTTCCTGGCGACACCTATGACGAGGCGCTGCACACATGGGCAGTCGGCCTGTGCGGGAGCTCCAGCCCTTCAGACACCAAATACGGAGCATTCTGCGCCACGGCAGCAAATGCAGGCCTTCTTGAACTCGGACCCGATCCATTTGGTGTGACGGCGAACATCAACTGTCTCACGGGGAAAGGTGATTGCATTGAGGCAATCGTCACCGACGTCCTGGCACTTGTCGGTTGGGGCTGGGGGAGGATAGCGGCAAGGGGAGCCGCCGTGGGAGCCTCGGCGACGGGTACCAGCGTCCGGCAGCTTTTGAAAGACTGCATGTGCTTCCTGCCAGGAACCGACGTCCTCATGGCCGACCGGACAACCAAAGACATCGAGGACGTCAAGCCGGGCGACAAGGTACTGGCAACAGACCCTGAAACCGGAGACACCGGTCCTCGGGCGGTCACTCGGCTCATTGTCACCGACAGCGACAAGCACTTCAACGAGCTCTCCATCGCGGCGGAGGAGGGCGTTGAACATCTGACGGCGACGTATGAACACCCCTTCTGGTCCCCGTCCGAGAAGCGCTGGACTGAGGCCCAGCACTTCGAAGCCGGCATGACCCTCCTCACCGACGACGGCAGCACCGTCATCGTCACGGAGAACAGGCCATTCACCCAGCGTGCACGTACCTACAACCTCACGGTCGAAGGCCTGCACACGTACTATGTGCTCGCCGGGACCACCCCAGTTCTGGTTCACAACTCTTCCTGTGACCATATTGCACTCGGTTTGCAGGAGGTGGATGGAAATCCGATGGCGCTCGACGAATTTGGCATGGAGACTGGCGGCGTTACATACAGTGAGTGGCCGGGAAATGGTGCTTGGCACAAGAAGTTGGACACTTTCCTGTCTTCGGGCTCCAGAACTAGGATCTCGTTCAATTTGGACGGGATTGATGATCCGGTTGCATCCGCAGCCGCCGGTAAATCTGTCGATCCAAGCGGATTTGAAGGTCTGACGAACTGGGAACTGCATAGGGTTAGCCAGTCACCAGACACGTGGAGTCGGATCACTTGGTATCGAGGAGGGAGCGTCGTTGACAACCCGTTCAAATGA
- a CDS encoding DUF1990 family protein, protein MPYTYKDVGATREDRCPPGFHRMHVRTRIGEGEAVFRRASEALMTWEMHREMSGVSITSDADKAAPGVDVIVGLGPLKAPCRVVWTVEEYRRTAWAYGTLTGHPECGEEAFEITRTGDGTVWLTITAFSRGAKWYSRAGGPATRGLQHAYAQRCGKVLRRLCAPFEPV, encoded by the coding sequence ATGCCCTACACGTACAAGGACGTGGGCGCGACCCGCGAGGACCGCTGCCCGCCGGGTTTCCACCGAATGCATGTCCGCACCAGGATCGGCGAGGGCGAAGCCGTCTTCCGCCGCGCCTCCGAGGCCCTCATGACCTGGGAGATGCACCGGGAGATGAGCGGCGTCAGCATCACCTCCGACGCCGACAAGGCGGCCCCCGGCGTCGACGTCATCGTCGGCCTCGGCCCCCTCAAGGCGCCCTGCCGCGTCGTCTGGACGGTCGAGGAGTACCGCCGCACCGCCTGGGCGTACGGCACCCTGACCGGCCACCCGGAATGCGGCGAGGAAGCCTTCGAGATCACCCGCACCGGCGACGGCACCGTCTGGCTCACCATCACCGCCTTCAGCCGCGGCGCCAAGTGGTACTCCCGCGCGGGCGGCCCGGCGACCCGGGGGCTCCAGCACGCGTACGCCCAGCGGTGCGGGAAGGTGCTGCGGCGCCTGTGCGCGCCGTTCGAGCCGGTGTGA